From a single Pleurodeles waltl isolate 20211129_DDA chromosome 8, aPleWal1.hap1.20221129, whole genome shotgun sequence genomic region:
- the LOC138250555 gene encoding uncharacterized protein, with product MENFCFWTIPVKFYVSGWLKILVKVVGQSLKRETSKLRFSSDHRDIEDPDKSFHLTTEESPSFHTGEMVYSSLSIINQNESYSVAHGSCLNETCVQLQAEVNALQAENEHLKAQLQGTCNSELAVQHLRAALSALTSSRNLTYTATSQICSGSFSVQKTDMQQLVKDSNDPDLFRNVLVPKRELHKLLEEAKAARDSACFLLNGVSEILFSPKELAAAKGVTKARAGTAALDEEKVDALFEFMKSVCRANGWPAMDNRTMRRTLAVKICNARRGLKKTPTLEMNNELADFS from the exons atggagaatttctgcTTTTGGACAATCCCGGTGAAGTTCTATGTAAGTGGCTGGTTGAAAATATTGGTGAAAGTGGTCGGCCAATCACtgaagagagagacttcaaagctaCGGTTCTCTTCCGATCATCGG GACATTGAAGACCCTGATAAATCCTTTCATTTGACAACTGAGGAAAGCCCATCATTTCACACTGgg GAAATGGTATACAGCTCATTGTCTATCATTAACCAAAATGAAAGCTATTCTGTGGCCCATGGTTCTTGCCTGAATGAGACGTGTGTACAGTTACAAGCAGAAGTGAATGCTTTACAAGCTGAAAACGAACACCTAAAAG CACAGTTACAAGGCACTTGCAACAGTGAGTTGGCCGTTCAGCATTTGCGAGCTGCGCTGTCCGCTTTGACAAGTTCAAGAAACTTGACATATACAGCAACTTCACAAATATGCAGTGGATCATTCTCCGTACAAAAG ACTGATATGCAGCAGCTAGTGAAGGATTCAAATGACCCTGACCTGTTCAGAAATGTTCTTGTGCCGAAGAGAGAATTACACAAACTCTTGGAGGAAGCAAAGGCAGCTCGGGACAGCGCATGCTTTCTTCTGAATGGTGTCAGTGAGATCCTTTTTTCACCGAAAGAGCTTGCAGCTGCAAAAGGTGTTACTAAGGCTCGTGCTGGAACTGCTGCCCTTGATGAGGAGAAGGTTGATGCATTATTTG AGTTTATGAAGTCTGTGTGTAGGGCCAATGGCTGGCCAGCAATGGACAACAGAACAATGAGGAGGACGCTGGCTGTAAAGATCTGCAATGCTAGAAGAGGACTAAAGAAAACTCCAACTCTAGAAATGAACAACGAACTAGCTGATTTTAGTTAA